In Brienomyrus brachyistius isolate T26 chromosome 2, BBRACH_0.4, whole genome shotgun sequence, the genomic window TATTGATCTGTTTGCTTACATCCAAAGTTGGTAAATTTCCACAGAACACACATTTAATACTAAATCGACAAAATTTTTCCCaaattatatttttacattatttCATATTAAGTAATAAATAACTATGAACTGTTAAATGTGTTGACTAAACTGTCATTAGGCCTATTTCTACCAGACTGATTAAATGTTATTAAAACTGCAGCATTTTTGATTAATGCTTTAGCAAAATCATTCCTTCCTCATTGTTAGCCTCCTCTCAGACGCAGAGTGAGAAAGATGGTGCTCTGTTTCTTAACACCATAGTCCTCCAGTTTCTTGTGGTCTTCCATCTGCCTTCCCCCGTAGATCAGCCTTTGTTGGTCAACAGGGACGTGCTCCTTATTGAAGACCTTCTTCTTGAACTCCAACACCGTCTCACCGGGAGCGATTTCATAAGTATGCATcgcatccttttctctcttcaGGAACACCTGTATGGGAGCAGACTGGGTTTGTATGGAAGCAGGCTCAGTTACCAGCACGATAACTGTAGACCCCGAGCGCACTCCATACTCCGCCAGTGTTCTGGACCCATCAGTCAGGTCTGTTCTCTGCCCATTCTGTACAGATAGGCGCTGCCTGGCGCTAGGTGTGCCTTGTTTTATTTCAATCTCTTTCTTCAGCTGATCGACGGTTGTATTCAGTTCCACTGACAAACTAATAGTTTGCCCGTTCATGAATTTGATGATCAGACCCATAGTGTCAAACTTCGGAAATCT contains:
- the LOC125715349 gene encoding polyubiquitin-like — protein: MGLIIKFMNGQTISLSVELNTTVDQLKKEIEIKQGTPSARQRLSVQNGQRTDLTDGSRTLAEYGVRSGSTVIVLVTEPASIQTQSAPIQVFLKREKDAMHTYEIAPGETVLEFKKKVFNKEHVPVDQQRLIYGGRQMEDHKKLEDYGVKKQSTIFLTLRLRGG